The proteins below come from a single Oncorhynchus keta strain PuntledgeMale-10-30-2019 chromosome 1, Oket_V2, whole genome shotgun sequence genomic window:
- the LOC118381471 gene encoding zinc finger protein 567-like, whose amino-acid sequence MSCLHSAAGERPSTSGEPEQHQMKRRTRQKKTHRCPDCGKCCQTLSALQIHMRTHTGEKPYTCSECGKGFTHQCSLRCHHQKKHSEQIKTDPDDKIGCCCGQEFSSKNVLEVHLKTNTGDKPYTCCVCKKTFTHKALLKVHQRSHTGEKPFSCSLCEKSFTQKGNLTTHEKSHAGEKHPCSVCGKSFTQKGYLKIHQRLHCSEGELSSSVSRALEHRQRRAKATHRCPDCGKEFPQTYYLDRHMRTHTGERPYQCSVCGMRFTQKGNLKTHQKVHTGDYPSSSWSTGEGSPCTSGEAEQHQENHADVTSHGCLVCGEEHSNLPELHKHMRSHSGEKRLVCPVCGKTYPREFDLKVHLRTHTGEKPHECIECGKSFVRKQGLRQHQRTHDAKPIGPTRQLGRPKHLTRAQMSKKVPKMESDTEMQDCQVL is encoded by the exons ATGTCCTGTCTTCACTCTGCAGCCGGGGAGAGACCCTCTACATCAGGAGAACCTGAACAACACCAGATGAAACGCAGAACGAGGCAGAAAAAGACCCACCGATGCCCAGATTGTGGGAAATGCTGCCAGACGTTATCGGCGCTACAAATACACATGAGAacccacacaggagagaagccttataccTGCTCTGAGTGTGGGAAGGGCTTCACTCATCAATGTAGTTTGAGATGCCACCACCAGAAGAAACATTCTGAACAGATTAAAACTGACCCGGATGACAAGATTGGCTGCTGTTGTGGACAAGAGTTCTCCTCAAAGAATGTTCTGGAGGTTCACTTGAAGACAAACACTGGAGACAAGCCTTACACCTGCTGTGTGTGTAAGAAGACCTTTACTCATAAAGCATTACTGAAAGTACACCAGCGAtcccacacaggagagaagcctttctcttgctctctgtgcGAGAAGAGTTTTACTCAAAAAGGAAATTTGACAACACACGAGAAGTCGCACGCCGGAGAGAAACACCCTTGCTCAGTCTGTGGAAAGAGTTTCACTCAGAAAGGCTATCTGAAGATTCATCAGCGGCTTCACTGTTCCGAAGGGGAGTTGAGTTCCTCTGTATCAAGAGCACTTGAACACCGACAGAGGAGAGCTAAGGCGACTCACAGATGCCCAGACTGTGGGAAGGAGTTCCCTCAAACGTATTACCTGGACAGACacatgagaacacacacaggagagaggcctTACCAGTGCTCTGTGTGTGGGATGAGGTTCACGCAGAAAGGAAATTTAAAAACGCATCAGAAAGTGCACACAG GAGATTATCCCTCCAGCTCCTGGTCCACTGGTGAGGGGAGTCCCTGTACATCGGGAGAAGCTGAACAACACCAGGAGAACCACGCCGACGTCACATCTCACGGCTGCCTCGTGTGCGGCGAGGAACACTCTAACCTCCCGGAACTACACAAACACATGAGATCTCACTCGGGAGAAAAGCGCCTCGTCTGCCCTGTGTGTGGCAAGACTTACCCCAGAGAATTTGACCTCAAAGTCCAcctcagaacacacacaggagagaaaccccaCGAGTGCATCGAATGCGGCAAGAGCTTTGTTCGTAAACAAGGGCTCCGGCAGCACCAGCGGACACATGACGCCAAGCCCATCGGACCGACCCGCCAGTTAGGCAGGCCAAAGCACTTAACCAGGGCTCAAATGTCCAAGAAAGTGCCGAAAATGGAGAGTGATACAGAGATGCAGGACTGCCAAGTACTATGA